The genomic interval aaatagGATGTCATGCGGCAACTACATATGAGCCTAAGGTTacaatgcccaatgccaagcaacAGCCAGAGGGGAATAAAACCCTCAGTAATGGACTGTGGGCCAGTgcaactgtgttctttggagtgatggagctctgggATGATCTGGAGAGAACTAATCttcaacatcagtatctgacctcagaAATACTTGTGGCCAAACCGGCCTTGCTGCCATGCTCCTATATCAGGGTAAAGCCTTCCTGGGAAGAGTAGACGCTGTTACTGCAGCGAAAAGGGTAAAAATCCCCATAAATCCCCTTCAGTTCAGAAAAAACCCTGGAAGAGCTGATGACATACTGTCATATGTTCATTCTCTGGTTGGCAGGTAAGTTTTCTTAACTGCAAATACTGATGTGCTAATGTCTTTTGCAGCATTCTTACTCCACCATCAAACATCCTTCCGTTGTGACAATCCGTGCTCAGTAGCCCTACATCAGTGCTTCAGTCTGGGGAGTGTGCAGTGTATTTCAAGTCAGGACTTGCATATTGACATGCGTTCTATTTTCTCTTGGCCTTGGGCCTACAGAGACTGCCTAAGATTTCCATGCAGAGTCAGCAGCTGCTAACAGCAGCACGTCCCTCATGGCCAGCCATAAAAGGTCCAATGTAATCACTGCACGGTAAATACTGCATGCATCATTGTTTAAGATGAAGTGAGAGTGATGAATCAGTATGAACATACCACAGGGGTGGGGTGAAATACACTCATCTGATCAATAATGGATGTACCTGGATGAGGATTTTGCCCAGGCAGACGGAGGGAGTGCTGAGTTCAGCCAGGAACATGACGCCCTGGAAGTAATCGCCCTTCCCCTGCCTCCAGAACtgtgagagaaagaacagacaTTGAAGGCATGCAGTATGATTTTATCCCATTTTACTGGGATGAATTTTATTGCCCTGGTACATTTTTGTTAAAACTCATTTGGCTTGACTTTTACACTCCAGAGTCAGCAGTGCATAATAACTTTATTATTCCTCTCTCTATTCCTCCGCTGAAAGGTCTCACAGCTGAAAAGCGGTACACCCCTCTGAGGCTACTTCCCCCCTCATGCTGCCCCTTCATACGTTTCGGAACAGGTTTATTTTCAGAAGCCACGCTTTTGATTCCGGGTATTTAAATGAGTGGCCGATGTGATGTCAGGTGTAACAGTGCCTCTGGCCACAAcatacacaccaaacacacagtAAACCTGTTTCTGTAATTAGAGCTACAAATTCAAATGCAAATGTTTCTCTTTGCCTAGTCATGAGAAAGGAGAACCTGAAGACCAAGCTGGATGAATTTCTTTCTTCCGAACTAAACCACAGAAACATGCCAGTGTGAGCAGTTACCACAGAGACGGGAAAGCACACGGTGACCATGACGACGTGGTGTAGGACCATGAGGAATTCGCGGTGGAGATAACTCCTCAGCACCACGCTTCTCGACTTGGGCCAATTGTCGATCTCGTGACCTTTGACTTGAAGCTTATGCCAGTAGCACAGAAACATGGCGTAGATATCGTACACGAAATAGGGCACAGCAAACAGGATGTACGAACTGGTCAACCagtgcctgagagagagagagagagagagagagagagagaacatccatcatctgtaactgcttatcctcacagacggtcacccagagcgggaattgaacccacaacctccaggtccctggagctgtgtgactgcaactctatctgctgcgccactgtgccgccccagagagagaacagataattaataaattaaatactacattttaaaatagaataaacactAAGGAAACTGGGAAACATATTGATTCCataggaagaaaagaaaatagatgataaaaaacaaaaactgataaagtaaaattaatatttaaaaataaaataagtttaatatggtttaatatcatttatttattttattttataacaatATATGCTACCAGCATATGACACAAAAAAGTCGTCACAACatcaaaccaaaaccaaaaTCACACTTAAAGGATTCATTTATTTTGCTGACCACATCATCGACAACtggtgtctttttctgatccaCTGAAACATGTGATTCTCATGTGGACTTCCGTTTGTTTTTCTCAGTAGAAGTAAATTATCATATCATGCACAACTCTGggaatgtctatggatgttaaCTCTATACCGCAGTGTTTGGGATCTGTAAAACTGTGTCAAATCTGTTAAAATACAGTTACATCAAGAGACATTGGCATTGACTTAACCTTCCCTACACTTACATCACTGTGGGGTGCATTAAAAATTCATGATGTCTTTAGGAAATCTTAATTATCCCACTGAGATCGTTAAATATGTCTTAAGGACTAGTAATGAGAGCTTGTAAGCAAATGTATGGGATCCACTGGTCAAATGTACATGTACAATTTAATAAACAATTACTGGTTATTTGCTAAATGTAACAtattggaaaaaataaaacaaaatctgtggtctgtgcagaatattttatatattttttaccatAATGTTGAAGCCCAAATAATAGAATGTACGCAATGCTATTTGTAGCTGATGTGTCGACTTATTTTGACCTAAAAAAATCAACTTAAACATATAATTTAACAATGCGGGTCAAACTTTTGTACATGACTTTACAAAGTCTCCCCTACAAAGTGTGTCACAccctggcactttcttgtttattttccccttccatgtggctctgtctgtttgttgttattcctatctccgccctcgtttcactctagctccacctttgttccgcctccttgtcattgtcttcgttatctgtgtcaggtgtctcttgttaagtttgtgtatttaagtcctcttccctcacttcctggtatcggtcattgtgtttgtgtttgtgttatgtttcattgtgttttcGTCCTCGTTCTTGCCCATCTCTCTTGCTCCTTTCATGCCCCATTCGTGTTTACCTTCAAGTTCGTTTGTTGttatattagtgtttgtttttcgTTTCTCTTTTCTCGTTCCTCGGTcggtctcctgcctgtttcctATGTTTCTAAgtaatgttatttcgtgtttatcgtcaagttcgtttgttgtgttatatatatattaaactgtctgtgttgtagcgagtgtgtccgcctcccgtaATTCCACTCATCACGCCCCCGTGACAAAGTGCTTAAAAGGCTGCACCAAATCTTAAGATTTCACAAAGACATACTTAACACAAGTTAAAAAGATGGGCTTACTGATCCTCGATGATGTCATCACAGGACGTCGAAATGATGTAACCTGCTGAAGAAGCCATGACAGCTTGGATGGATGACACCAGCCTGGTGGACATACGATACATAAGTCAATAACCACACTTCActgagccaatattcatattgcTCTCTGTGATCGAATGCTACTAAATACCTTCATGAAATTAGTGCTTTAATCCTTATGagattaaaataatacagaataaaataaacaaagaaccGTTCAGACAATTATGTCGgatggttagttctggatcacaaacaacaaTCTGGCTCATCCCAAATGTAACTGATGTTGAGTTCTCCATCACACCAGAGGACACAGCTgcactgctctacagcccagGGCTTAGGAGGCTTTactacccctctagctgactcTGTGCATTGCTGGCATTGAGTATGGTGATCTCAGGTTCATGTGAAGCTGCTCTAGAGTGCCTCTTTCATTCCACAATATTTTATGACAATCATACACGCTGTGTGTCCACAAACGATGGACCTTGAAGTAGATGAATTCATCACATCTAAGGGGTATCTATAAAACCTTTGGACGTATAGTGTACATCCAaatgcacacaaaaaaacaccctGCCCTTTCcgcaagattttttttttaccttgcaGACACAGTGACAGCGTCTCCCTCGCTCCATCTCCAGCCCGGTAGCTGTTTGAGACACTGCTTGGACAGGAGGAAAAGTCCAGGGAAAAACACAGATCCAGCAACCAGGATGAACAGCATGGTCCCAGGAGACTGAGCCTTGCTTGACACTGTGTTTCGCAAAGAGCTCAAACTCTTCGAGAGCTGCAGACTTTCCCCCTCAGTCTCTGTAAGAGGATTATTCATAATAAATTCATTAGCAGTGCATTGACACACGGGGTGGagctacacactcacattttgaCATCACATTTGATTTACAGTACTGCATTCACAATTGATATTTTCACAAAAGCATAATGGAGGCCGGAAGAATGAGTGAGATGTTCACTGCTGTTGAAATCTCACAAATTGTAGTTTTTCAGCACTgattaaactttattttttgttctaacaggaattttaaaaatgtccattcTCCATAATGCACATTGTCACATGTTtgcttttaaatattacaatgtTCTGATGAATTAAGCTAGTACTAATAACACCTAAATTGTATGTTCAGGTCCAATGAAATTTTTTATTGAGGTCAACTCGAATTTTTAcaattactttttaaataacACTACAAAATACTACAAAAACTAGATTGAAAAATATGTGTCTTTGCAAATCAGCCACGGTATCAAGTTAGAACtaacataaataaatgtctttgttacatttattacctttaatataactgtaaaaacaCTCCGGCTTAGGGTTCATTACTCTGCTCCTCAGCTAGAACTGATCTGATGAAgtgcagtgttttgtgtgaaaaCCTAGCCATTATGAATGCCTCATATGGTGCCATATGTGGCACTGTCACAAGCAAAATAAGACATGCCCCAGTTAGACCCCATTTTCTCTGTAGTAGTATGATGAAGATAATAGTgacaataaatgttttttttatacaaagCAATTAGTTATTTCAGAGCATCAGCAACCTTCTTTAAAAGTTCATTTATTAAAACTGATTTCTGATTCAGCAGTCTTGCCTGCAAAACAACACTGAGAATACACAATAATACCAaatcagcaaaaaataaaacctgcaTTAAAATGATTAGAAAATGCCATATTTAAGATGATTCCATGTAGAGGACGTATTAACTTACTTTTCAATGAGCAAatcactaaaataaaatgtcatttggccagggatatccaaacttttgcatatgaCCGCATGaatcagtcttaaaggcacagtaacatAAACAATTTGTTTCATTATAATGATATTCGCAGGTTGAGTGAACGTAGAGTAAAAGTTCATGTGGAAAACAGATATAAAATGCCACATCTGAAACTTAGGAgagaaaatataaagaaatcaCAAACCAAATGTAAGCTATGAGCCCTTTAAATCTCCTGAGTGCGCTGCTGAATGGGCACAGAGGATGAATGGAGTTTGATGGGACACAGGCCCCACATCTGGCCAAAAATAACGACATTTAGAGCGGTCCAAAGCCTTCTGGCGGCTAAAACACAGCCGTGAGATATCAGTGAGACTTTAATGAGAAAATATGTGAGCTCTGAAATACAAAACTGAGAGAAAAGCAGGTGGTAGTGGAGCAGTGCAATACCAGAAATGCGCAATGCGCTATTCGGCTCTGAGAGAGGAGAAGCCGAGCAAAATATCACACAAAAATGTCGACATAATAGTAAATAATACAGATATGAACTCGAAACGAACATTCGTCCATTCATGTTTCTCCTTGATGCAttaatgaatatattgaaaGGCGCCGGGTAAAGAGGCTGAAATCGGCTTTCTATTCAAattgtccattccaccttaaaccgtGCAGCAGAAACCATTGACTCTTGGTCTAAATACAATTTGACGTTACATATACATTCTGACCTTCTTAAGGAAACAGGCTTGTGCAGATTTTCAGGCAGTTACTTTTTATTTGCTGACTTACgctatttaaaacattaaaaatatcttCACAAAAGTTGAGGGCAGTATTAGCTATATTTCCGGTTAGATACATacctatatattatttttttctccagtATGTTAAATTAAGCACATAATGGACCGACTAAGTCCTTAAATGTATTTAAGGGAGTGAAAATGAAATAAGCTTGTAGTTAAAGTTACTTCTTGTGAAAcgccaatatatatatatatatatatatatatatatatatatatatatatatatatatatatatatatttgaaattaacaactgaaccatttaaggtggaacggaaaacggCAGATCAGCAGACTTCAGCTTTACATACTAGTGCCTTTAAGAGGGTATGAATATGCTCGCTGCAAGGCTGTCTAAGATAACTCTGTGACAAAACCAATAAAGCTGACATACGCGATGCGGAGAGGTCAGTTAGCGGCCTGAAGAAGCTCGCGTCCGGGCAAAGGAGAGCAGCAGAGCCCGGTGAACCCGGTTAACAGACATGGTGAGGACCGTCTCGTTTAAAATGCTGCTGAtgctcttctctccctctccggTGTTTTTTATCCAAATGTCGCCACTACAAGCTCTGTTTTCACTCCTTCTCTATGTTATTTTTCATTCTTTAAATTAATTTCTGGGGAACTCCGCTAAAACCTTTTCCGTCTCTGCGGCCAGCAGTTCAAACTCGGTTTTTGTTGCCCCTTTAGCgttgtttttcttctcctccCGTTTTCCGACAAGACCCGCCCTCTTGCATTATGATTGGCTCATTATCACATTTGAGTTCAGCAAGTAGCCAATAACAGGGCAGATGCGCCGGAAAACGGGTGAGAAAAAATATAACGGTCGCGCTACACTGGTTTTTGAAACCGTTATTTTATCCCAAACATATTTGAGCAAGTCCCGCCTTTCTGCTCTGGGATTGGTTTGCTTTTCACCCTCGCAGACAGCAATTAGCCAATCATATTCCATAATGGACCGAAAACTAGTGGAACGCTCCACTGTCGctattttaatttatacattaattccATAAgaataatcaaaatattttgtGAAAGTTTAATCTAAAAAGCTAGACATAGGGAATGACATGTGGTATAAAATTAGAACATTAACTACATACAAAACAGACCCTTACAATTTATGTAATGAATGATTAGGGATATTGACGTATTAAAGCTGTCACcgttttgatgtgaaatggttaATGTATAGAAACCTGTCAAAATTCTTTACAATGATGGTGATAGGTGCCAGAAGTGAAAAATacagtcattttatttactatgcACAATGACATTTAATTCAATGTTAGAAAAATATTCTGATTATGCCAACTATGCTAACATGTTTGATTGTTTGAATTGCAAGTTGCAAGACCTTgtatatcacagatctaaaacTTAAACATAAATGGACCTCAAATgggaaaaattaataaaaaaaaatatggcttttaaattgtttcttttattcttcatgttattatttatttaaacaatgtgCTGTGATGTGACAAACTTCGcaataaaatggaaatacaaCTGGGATTAGAGATTATCATCTGATGGAGGATAGGATTTAATGGCACTTAATCTGACTATGTTTATTCAGAAATACATGAAAAGGGCAGCGTAGATGATGGGAGAGTAAAGCTCTGTTAGGGCAGTGGATCTGTGTGATTTTCCAATTAATTTATTCACCAGTTGATCTGCTGAAATAATCTTTCTCTTTTGTacagaaacacatacaaatatattgtatattgtaatgtaaatatgtaaatattgtatTGTAAATTTCATGCATtgatcaatatttaaaaaaaattaataaataataataataataaaaagaaaaaaaaaaaaggaagaagaaaTTGGGATGCACGGTGGCATCGCAGTCGCATAGTTCCAGagtcctggaagttgtgggtttgagtcccgctccaggtgactgtgtgaggagtgtggtgtgttctccctgtgtctgcgtgggtttcctccaggtaactgtctgtgcggagtgtggtgtgttctccctgtgtctgcgtgggtttcctccgggtgactgtctgtgaggagtgtcatgtgttctccctgtgtctgcatgggtttcctccaagtgactgtctgtgaggagtgtggtgtgtggtgtgttctccttgtgtctgcgtgggtttcctccgggtgactgtctgtgaagagtgtgttatgttctctctgtgtctgtgtgggtttcctccaggtgctccggtttcctccaactcTCCAAACACCAGGtggtaggtggagtggcgactcaaaagtgtgagcgtttgtcgccctgtgaaggacaagggtccccttcctgttcctgtgttcctgccttgtgcccagtgattctgtgtaggctctggacccactgccaccctgaacttacaattaatgaatgaatgaacgatgaCATTAAGGACTGGAATCTGGGTGGTCAGTCTATTGTTCTGAGAAACACCAGCAGAATACAAGTGGCAGAATCCTGTCACTGAGGCCAGCTGAAGATATCAGACTCTGAGTCTAACTTTTGGGGTGGAGCATCAGGTCTGGAGCAAGTCATCTTGCACTTAGGCAAATTGCATTTTTTCACTGGAATCTCTGAACACTTGGATATTATCCTGTAGCCATTTCTAGTATCTTCATATTCATTGTCTGATCAATGTGACTTCACTGGATATCAAATCAATGCAGGGTAGTTTCTATGGAcgcttttgagtctccaatccacctaacaacatgtgtttttggagcgtgggaggaaaccgaagcacccggaggaaacctactcagacacggggaaaacacaccacagtcctcacagtctcccggaggaaacccacgctgacacagggagaacacaccacactcctcacagacaatcatccggaggaaacccacgcagacacagggagaacacaccacactcctcacagacattcacccggaggaaacccacgcagacacagggagaacacaccacactcctcacagagagtcacccggaggaaacccacgcagacacagggagaacacaccacactcctcacagacagtcacccggagcgggactcaaacccacaacctccaggacctggagctgtgttgtatccaaatatttcaaacacaattacaaagaaaaaaataatagttCACACAAGTCACTATAATTACTTTGTTTTTAATActcaaaattacaaaataataacatgATCTACACAATCtacaaaataataacataatattcATGATCATGGAAAGCATCAACTTTTTTTACTCTACAATTGCTAATAGACATGCATACTGctgagaaatataaaaatataaatataaatacatcccattaatattttttcttttactggATCCAAGACTAAGATTTAAAATACCATGTTTTAGCGTTTTACGAATTACAATGTGGTAAAGTGGTACAATAAGGCATTGAGATGCAGTGCCAGAACTGTACTGATTCCTATCGAAGAGGTATTATTTCAGCTTAgtgtgaaataaacaaaaaataaaataaaataaaataaaaataaaaaaaccccaaagatgatttaaaacttaaaaaccAAAATTCTTCtaaatacaaaccaaaaaaatatCTCCAATTAGAAAAATTAAGTTAGTGTATAACCAGATAACATACagtaccaacattaaactgatcAAACAAATCACTCCAGTACAAATCCAGTTTTTTCCTCTTCCCCCTGaatttccttctttcttttttatttttttttatctcagcaGAAGGGGTTAAACATTAATTTGTGGACATTAAGGTCAATATCCTTTGACTAAGCCCTTCTTTAAAACActtgattcacacattcacaacagaaacaaaaaacgATTAAAAAACAGTCATGGGCAAACGTTTTTTTAGTCCTCTTGGAAGCAGTAACAACAGTTGcattcatctgtttttttttcaggagaaagaagaagaaaaatattaTAGATAGTTCAGTTCATCTAGTTGCATTCCCTATTTACCGTATTAATGCAGAGTCCGACtggaccagtgtatttattgtgtatttattttttctaagtCTCCATTTGTCAAGACTTGAAGACCGATAGAAAGaggaaacaaaactaaaaataaagaaaggatTAAAACCAGGTGAACGTATTTTAAGGTGCCTGATGATCCTGAATATGACTACTGTTTTTAGACGTTTTACCCAGCTTCCAAGGCCAGAAAGTTATGCTATTCTTATGTGCTGcaacaagggggtgctatttcAGGAATAATGCACACATAAAACATCTTTACACAGAGCGATTTCCCCCACCAAAAATTAGGGTTATTATAATTCTGAATTTTCCCATTAGCTTctgtttttagatgtgaagTAACTTATGGAACTGGTCcgtaattcactcactcacatacatccTCTCATGCCCGTTTAGGAACTGCACCACAaggggtgctattcagtgcaTCGCATCAACAACCCGTTGTATTTTTTTGTCTCGTTTTTAGATGCAAaccacctcatggaactggcttgtaattAACTGACTCACTTTCAGttagtgaaactgtccacactcGTTCATGTTTACGACCTGCACCATAGGAGAGAGCTCTTCAGTGATATATAAAGACCTGTGTGTCCTTGTTTTATTTTggattttgttattttaatttagtttcaCTTTTAAGAGTGCAAACCTAAGCCTGAAATGTAAGCAgaccttttttacaccagattCATCAAAATCCTacttaatcaaatcaaatgaataCCTTCTCACTACTTGGTAatccttttaaataaaaatgtaaagactAAGTGTCTTATTTTACTAACCGTTTTGAAAAATGATAATAGAACGTCCTTCACCatcagtgtttgtttttgttgcaaTGAATGAGTTTGTAGCAAAAGAACACTCATAAggtattaatttttatttacttttctatGGCTTGTTATGTCTTTGCGTTTGTGTACTTGCATGAGACTTGTTCCTGGCCTAACTTTCTAGACAGTTTTCAAAATAATCAGTCCATAGtacattataaacacacacacaatattctCTCACTTTCCCAGTGCAGCACTCAGACTCTtcctcagcagtgtgtgtgtgtgtgtgtgtgttccatttCAGGAGGAAATGATTTATCGAAGAAATCATTACACCCAATCTCCACACCTTCACAGTCACCTCCCCTTATCCCTGCTTCAATAAGTCCACCTTTCTCTACCATTCAGCATTCATCTTGTCTTCTTTACTCTTTATTGGGGATGCTCCAATAAAGTGCTTCTGAGCCAATAATGACAGCCAAAGATTAACACCTTACTGTTTTCAGTAATAAAGTTTAAACAGACAAAAACTCTCAAAATTATTTTCTCATGGCCATGACACAGCCATGTCAGACatgacaaatattttaaatagtgGTGTCAAAGTTAACATGCCGCTTCTCTGTTGTAATGGAAGCCAAATAAACACTGGGTAATCAATCTGGTGCATATATACCAGAACCAGATGAGGTGCAGTTTGCCAATCACATGTTGGTCTGGGAAGATGTTCCCAGGAGGAAAGTTTGATGTATGTGCTGTTTTCTTGGGGCCTGTTAGAAAAGTAAATCCAAAAGTCTGTGTTCTACAAGGAAACTGCTCCATGTGGAGATGTTCTGCCCGAACAATCACAAGTTCCTGAAtttctgtaataaataaatccatttaGATGAAGCTTATTTTGTCCACTCATTTCTATAACTGaagtaattattttattaattatcgGTTGTTTTTCTCAGCTTTAATTCCAAAATCAacatatgaataataataataataatcacattcCTGTTTTAGGGAAAATAATACATTGGATGTTAAATCTTTGTGCACCTCTATTATATGCTTCTTTATGATGGAAGTATTTTGAGGAGGGTGGTGAGTGTCTGGAAGGTCAAACGAATGGGGAAAGTGAAATTATAAACTACAGTAGAGTCACAATCACAGTATCATTAAGAGTCCTGCAGCAAGAAAAGCCAGTGAGATtttgatagagagagagagagagagagagagagagagagagagagagaatgacagagaaaaGGAACCAGCCAGTGCGAACTTGGCATTTTATTTCCTTTAGGGAtctaaaattattaaattattaag from Hoplias malabaricus isolate fHopMal1 chromosome 3, fHopMal1.hap1, whole genome shotgun sequence carries:
- the tlcd3bb gene encoding ceramide synthase produces the protein MLFILVAGSVFFPGLFLLSKQCLKQLPGWRWSEGDAVTVSARLVSSIQAVMASSAGYIISTSCDDIIEDQHWLTSSYILFAVPYFVYDIYAMFLCYWHKLQVKGHEIDNWPKSRSVVLRSYLHREFLMVLHHVVMVTVCFPVSVFWRQGKGDYFQGVMFLAELSTPSVCLGKILIQYKQQHTLLHKVNGALMLITFFICRVLLFPYLYYVYGRYASIPFYVVPLAVPWQCNVGALLLMAPQLYWFSLICRGALRLFTGRSSHFRLSEKPTSSCPNPAPSPQPANGFSSRMTSLDMSTPSSH